One stretch of Mus caroli unplaced genomic scaffold, CAROLI_EIJ_v1.1 scaffold_13076_1, whole genome shotgun sequence DNA includes these proteins:
- the LOC110288121 gene encoding olfactory receptor-like protein I9: MTRRNQTVISQFLLLGLPIPPEHQQLYYVLLLSMYLITVLGNLIIIILILLDSHLHTPMYLFLSNLSFADLCFSSVTMPKLLQNMQSKVPSIPYAGCLAQIYFFLYFGDLGNFLLVAMAYDRYVAICFPLHYMSIMSPRLCVSLVLLSWVLTTFHAMLHTLLMARLSFCEDHVIPHYFCDMSTLLKVACSDTHDNELAIFILGGPIVVLPFLLIIVSYARIVSSIFKVPSFQGIRKAFSTCGSHLSVVSLFYGTVIGLYLCPSANNTYVKETIMSLMYTMVTPMLNPFIYSLRNRDIKDALEKILCKRQIPSFL; this comes from the coding sequence ATGACTAGAAGAAACCAAACTGTcatctcccagttccttctcctgGGTCTGCCTATTCCCCCAGAGCACCAGCAACTGTACTATGTCCTGCTGCTGTCCATGTATCTCATCACTGTCCTGGGAaacctcatcatcatcatcctcattcTTCTGGACTCccatctccacacacccatgtacttgtTTCTCAGTAATTTATCCTTTGCTgacctctgcttttcctctgtcacAATGCCCAAGTTGTTGCAGAACATGCAAAGCAAAGTTCCATCTATTCCTTATGCAGGTTGCCTGGCACAAATATACTTCTTTCTGTATTTTGGAGACCTTGGAAATTTCCTCCTTGTTGccatggcctatgatcgctatgtggccatctgcttcCCCCTTCATTACATGAGCATCATGAGCCCCAGGCTCTGTGTGAGTCTGGTGCTGCTGTCCTGGGTGCTGACCACCTTCCATGCCATGCTACACACCCTGCTCATGGCCAGATTGTCATTCTGTGAAGACCATGTGATCCCCCACTACTTTTGTGATATGTCTACTCTGCTGAAAGTGGCTTGTTCTGATACCCATGATAATGAATTAGCAATATTTATATTAGGGGGCCCTATAGTTGTactccctttccttctcatcATTGTATCTTATGCAAGAATTGTTTCATCCATCTTCAAGGTCCCTTCTTTTCAAGGCATCCGTAAAGCCTTTTCTACCTGTGGGTCTCACCTGTCTGTGGTGTCACTGTTCTATGGGACAGTCATTGGTCTCTACTTATGTCCTTCAGCTAATAACACTTATGTGAAGGAGACCATCATGTCTTTAATGTACACAATGGTGACTCCCATGCTGAACCCCttcatctacagcctgaggaataGAGACATAAAAGATGCACTAGAAAAAATATTGTGCAAAAGACAAATTCCCTCCTTCCTATGA